The Synechocystis sp. PCC 7509 genome includes a window with the following:
- the kaiC gene encoding circadian clock protein KaiC yields the protein MNEHSQTQNSQVLPNKGVQKLRTMIEGFDDISQGGLPIGRTTLVSGTSGTGKTLFSLQFLYNGIIFFDEPGVFVTFEETPQDIIKNTWGLGWDLQKPIDDGKLFILDASPDPEGQEVVGSFDLSALIERLQYAIVKYKAKRVSIDSITALFQQYEASSIVRREIFRLVARLKQIGVTTIMTTERTEEYGPVARFGVEEFVSDNVTIVRNVLEGERRRRTIEILKLRGSTHMKGEYPLTISNEGFNIFPLGAMQLTQRSSNVRVSSGVETLDKMCGGGFFKDSIILATGATGTGKTLLVSKFLENACKNGDRALVFAYEESRAQLSRNAYSWGIDFEELERKGLLKIICAYPESTGLEDHLQIIKSEIAEFKPSRIAIDSLSALARGVSNNAFRQFVIGVTGYAKQEEITGFFTNTSEQFMGSNSITDSHISTITDTILMLQYVEIRGEMSRAINVFKMRGSWHDKSIREYTISATGPQITDSFRNYEGIISGSPTRISIDEKSELSRIVQSFKDTEG from the coding sequence ATGAACGAGCATAGTCAAACTCAAAATTCTCAAGTATTGCCTAATAAAGGCGTACAGAAACTGCGGACAATGATTGAGGGATTTGATGATATAAGTCAGGGCGGTTTACCCATTGGCAGAACAACGTTAGTTAGCGGCACATCTGGCACAGGTAAAACTTTATTTTCTCTACAATTTCTTTACAATGGCATAATTTTTTTTGATGAACCGGGAGTATTTGTTACTTTTGAAGAAACTCCTCAAGATATTATTAAGAATACTTGGGGTTTGGGCTGGGACTTACAAAAGCCCATTGATGACGGTAAGCTATTTATATTAGATGCTTCTCCCGATCCCGAAGGACAAGAAGTAGTAGGAAGCTTCGATCTTTCAGCATTAATTGAACGTTTGCAATACGCGATTGTTAAATATAAAGCTAAACGAGTTTCTATTGATTCAATTACTGCTTTATTTCAACAATACGAAGCATCCTCTATAGTTCGGCGAGAGATTTTTCGGTTGGTAGCGCGGCTAAAACAAATTGGCGTAACCACAATTATGACTACCGAGCGCACCGAAGAATACGGGCCGGTAGCCAGATTTGGAGTTGAAGAATTTGTATCAGATAATGTAACTATTGTTCGCAATGTTTTAGAAGGAGAGCGTCGCCGCCGCACAATTGAGATTTTGAAGTTGCGCGGTTCTACACATATGAAAGGCGAGTATCCTTTAACAATTAGCAATGAAGGATTTAATATTTTTCCTTTAGGAGCAATGCAATTAACCCAAAGATCATCTAATGTTAGGGTATCTTCGGGAGTAGAAACCTTAGATAAAATGTGCGGCGGCGGTTTTTTTAAAGACTCAATTATTTTAGCAACGGGAGCGACGGGAACGGGTAAAACCTTGTTAGTGAGTAAGTTTTTAGAAAATGCTTGCAAAAATGGCGATCGCGCTTTGGTATTTGCTTACGAAGAGTCCCGCGCTCAATTATCGCGTAACGCCTATTCCTGGGGAATAGATTTTGAGGAATTAGAGCGCAAAGGGTTACTAAAAATTATTTGTGCTTACCCCGAATCAACGGGATTAGAAGATCATTTACAAATTATTAAGTCAGAAATTGCTGAATTTAAGCCATCAAGAATTGCGATAGATTCGCTTTCGGCTTTAGCACGGGGAGTTAGTAACAATGCTTTTCGACAATTTGTAATTGGGGTAACAGGTTACGCCAAACAAGAAGAAATCACTGGATTTTTTACAAATACCTCCGAGCAATTTATGGGGTCAAATTCTATTACTGATTCTCATATTTCTACAATTACCGATACAATTTTGATGCTGCAATACGTAGAAATTCGTGGCGAAATGTCACGGGCAATAAATGTATTTAAGATGCGCGGTTCCTGGCATGACAAAAGCATCCGCGAGTATACAATTAGCGCCACCGGCCCGCAAATTACCGATTCGTTCCGCAACTACGAAGGCATTATTAGCGGTTCGCCTACCCGGATTAGTATTGATGAGAAAAGCGAGCTGTCGCG
- the kaiB gene encoding circadian clock protein KaiB, translated as MNTLKKAYVLKLYVAGNTPNSIRALKMLKNIMEQEFPGVYSLKVIDIIKNPHIAEEDKILAIPTLSKVLPLPVRRIIGDLSDREKVLVGLNLFYEELQEDQEE; from the coding sequence ATGAATACTTTAAAAAAAGCTTACGTTCTCAAGCTTTACGTTGCTGGTAATACACCTAATTCTATTCGGGCTTTAAAAATGCTAAAAAATATTATGGAGCAAGAATTTCCAGGAGTGTATTCGCTCAAAGTTATTGATATAATCAAAAATCCTCACATAGCTGAGGAGGACAAAATTTTAGCAATACCAACGTTATCTAAAGTTTTACCTCTACCAGTACGACGAATTATTGGTGACCTTTCCGATCGAGAAAAGGTATTAGTTGGCTTGAACTTATTTTACGAAGAACTACAAGAAGATCAGGAAGAATGA
- a CDS encoding KaiA domain protein, which translates to MERFSYQNGQNQTLFQQMSVDKQNKFLQSLKQDYRQIILSYFTSPNVKFEIDEFTDKVFSSNIPVPQVIQIHLELIEDFSKQLKLEGRSEEILLDYRLTLIEILAHLCEMYRCHPSNYAAIG; encoded by the coding sequence ATGGAGCGTTTTAGTTATCAAAATGGGCAAAACCAAACATTATTTCAGCAAATGTCTGTAGACAAGCAAAATAAATTTTTGCAAAGTTTAAAACAGGACTATCGGCAAATTATTCTGAGCTACTTTACTAGCCCAAATGTAAAGTTTGAGATTGACGAATTTACAGATAAAGTTTTTTCTAGTAACATTCCCGTGCCGCAAGTTATTCAAATTCATTTGGAGCTAATAGAGGATTTTTCTAAACAATTAAAATTGGAAGGTAGAAGTGAAGAAATACTCCTTGATTATCGGCTAACTTTAATTGAAATTTTGGCGCATTTGTGTGAAATGTATCGTTGCCATCCATCTAATTATGCTGCTATTGGTTAG
- a CDS encoding ATP-binding response regulator, which translates to MLTIKLSNFLAIEPWCEHKTAIAAVVEVLTVRECDRLVIINAQQQPIGIIYTTRLNLHLSELSKAKKQRLLKSALQDNPNLVEPLEVLPGDWSLEQFTLHLQKQNYSSNREWAVVDADAKYLGLVNSSLLFQYLGSSASENSFVNQLALDFLIEIVKKLPWAIVLQTSLGVQIAQSKSWQEHFGWWKDSGAIRQEITDILDSTTPNVSTQVNPLTDELPPSFSRCQLGTKPHTCVCVCPTADGKEKVWEFIKISLTNSTEDLSLLIANDISYQQQLASELSAKNAELIGLNRLKDEFLACISHELKTPITAVMGLSTLLKDPALGQLNDRQARYAGLINQSGRHLMAVVSDILDLTRMETGQIKLNLAPVKVLAICDRAHEQVKSMNFKAQDSNSTETIEEHRFTLEIEPGIDIFIADELRLRQMLVNMLSNAYKFTKPGGEVGLQINRWEGWIAFTVWDTGIGISEEQQHLIFQKFQQLENPLIRQFEGAGLGLVLTRALARLHGGDVTFLSKQGIGSCFTLLLPPSPPQKSIADEQTSLRSYPIRGQTPTAPAFLSLSNVGLKTTLPSAVQLRPNPLILVVEAAPQFVENLSEQLNTLGYRVVVARSGTEALEKSRRLQPVSIFLNPVLPLLSGWDVLTLLKADVATSQIPVIVTATGAQKEQALLNHADEFMILPVQNQNLQQILNRFCSIAPIFAPEDRDRPRCDLLTVLWLVTPFEPSLLTSSLLQLHHRVIEADDLEQAELLARIWQPNVVVIDGSILKPLDYVHQLSKHSKLKRLPLVTLNAATTEAANQVPGLMVFPCLNTDRDVTVNSLLAVLQVAAGISWQPSLLIVDIASLPDLIPLKVGEDVESAPKKEWFQALVQYLQTAGFQATMSQSWAEVMRQVQSSACSVDVMLISLGNRPFTPQAIQAFIALSKQENLPPILVLDKLNQDNIKPQSVQFHQPVESNHSYVSEQLSTEQTFKSVDLENIIEAIATRILPPSLSMKELLNYIHWALIGDE; encoded by the coding sequence ATGCTAACCATTAAACTAAGCAATTTCCTAGCGATCGAACCTTGGTGTGAGCATAAAACGGCTATAGCAGCAGTAGTAGAGGTATTGACAGTTAGGGAATGCGATCGCCTAGTAATAATTAATGCCCAGCAGCAACCAATAGGAATAATTTATACGACTAGACTCAATCTCCATCTAAGTGAATTGTCAAAAGCTAAAAAACAGCGTTTGCTAAAATCCGCACTTCAAGACAATCCTAACTTAGTAGAACCTTTAGAGGTATTGCCTGGAGATTGGAGCTTAGAACAATTTACCCTGCACTTACAAAAGCAAAACTATTCTAGCAATAGAGAATGGGCAGTAGTAGACGCAGACGCTAAATATTTAGGATTAGTAAATAGTTCGCTATTGTTCCAGTATTTAGGCTCATCAGCGTCGGAAAACAGCTTTGTCAACCAACTGGCTTTAGATTTTTTAATTGAGATCGTCAAAAAATTGCCTTGGGCGATTGTATTACAGACAAGTTTAGGAGTACAAATCGCTCAATCAAAATCCTGGCAAGAACACTTCGGCTGGTGGAAAGATTCGGGTGCTATCCGGCAAGAAATAACAGATATTCTAGATTCCACAACGCCAAACGTAAGTACACAAGTAAATCCACTGACGGACGAACTACCGCCTAGTTTTAGTCGCTGTCAGTTGGGAACAAAGCCCCATACTTGCGTTTGTGTTTGCCCAACAGCAGATGGAAAAGAAAAAGTATGGGAATTTATTAAAATTTCGCTGACTAACTCCACTGAAGATTTATCGCTATTAATAGCCAACGACATTAGCTATCAACAGCAATTGGCTTCGGAACTCTCTGCCAAAAATGCCGAACTAATTGGGTTGAACCGCCTCAAAGACGAATTTTTAGCTTGTATTAGTCACGAACTAAAAACCCCGATTACCGCCGTCATGGGGCTATCAACTTTATTAAAAGATCCGGCTTTAGGGCAACTAAACGATCGCCAAGCACGTTACGCGGGCTTAATCAACCAAAGCGGTCGTCATTTGATGGCGGTAGTAAGCGACATTCTAGACCTAACGCGGATGGAGACAGGACAGATAAAGTTGAACCTAGCACCTGTAAAGGTTCTCGCTATTTGCGATCGCGCTCATGAGCAAGTCAAAAGCATGAATTTTAAAGCTCAGGACTCAAATTCGACCGAAACTATCGAGGAGCATCGATTTACCTTAGAAATCGAACCAGGTATAGATATCTTCATTGCTGATGAATTGCGCCTGCGTCAGATGTTGGTAAATATGCTTAGTAATGCCTACAAGTTCACAAAACCAGGCGGCGAAGTTGGTTTGCAAATAAATCGCTGGGAAGGCTGGATTGCTTTTACAGTGTGGGATACGGGTATTGGTATATCTGAAGAGCAACAACACTTAATCTTTCAAAAATTTCAGCAACTAGAAAATCCCCTAATTCGTCAGTTTGAAGGTGCGGGCTTGGGACTTGTATTGACAAGAGCGCTGGCGCGTTTGCATGGCGGAGATGTAACTTTTTTATCTAAGCAAGGAATTGGTAGCTGCTTTACTTTACTACTACCCCCAAGTCCTCCCCAAAAAAGCATCGCGGACGAGCAAACAAGTCTTAGAAGTTATCCGATTCGCGGACAAACCCCCACGGCTCCTGCTTTTTTATCGCTATCAAATGTGGGGCTAAAAACAACACTCCCTTCGGCGGTGCAATTGCGCCCTAACCCATTGATATTGGTAGTCGAGGCTGCACCTCAATTTGTCGAAAATCTTAGCGAACAGCTAAACACTTTGGGCTATCGGGTTGTTGTTGCTCGTTCGGGAACTGAAGCTTTGGAAAAGTCACGGAGATTGCAACCTGTTTCTATATTTCTCAATCCAGTGTTACCTCTGCTTTCCGGTTGGGATGTACTTACCCTACTTAAAGCCGATGTTGCTACTAGCCAAATTCCTGTAATTGTGACGGCAACGGGGGCCCAGAAAGAGCAAGCATTATTGAATCATGCAGATGAATTTATGATCCTCCCGGTTCAAAACCAAAACTTGCAGCAAATTCTCAATCGGTTTTGTTCGATAGCGCCGATTTTTGCGCCAGAAGATCGCGATCGCCCTCGATGTGATTTATTAACAGTTTTGTGGTTGGTAACTCCTTTTGAACCTTCTTTGTTAACTTCAAGTTTGCTGCAACTTCATCACCGGGTGATTGAAGCCGATGACTTAGAGCAAGCAGAGTTATTAGCTCGGATTTGGCAACCGAATGTTGTTGTGATCGACGGTTCAATTTTGAAACCTTTAGATTATGTTCATCAACTTAGCAAACACTCTAAATTAAAACGTTTACCTTTAGTAACATTAAATGCTGCTACAACAGAGGCGGCAAACCAAGTACCAGGACTAATGGTGTTTCCTTGCTTAAATACAGATCGAGATGTAACAGTAAATTCTTTATTGGCAGTTTTGCAGGTGGCGGCGGGTATTAGTTGGCAACCAAGCTTGTTGATCGTCGATATTGCTAGTTTGCCTGACTTAATACCGTTAAAAGTTGGAGAAGATGTTGAATCTGCGCCTAAAAAAGAGTGGTTTCAAGCTTTAGTTCAATATTTACAAACGGCTGGATTCCAAGCAACTATGAGTCAGTCATGGGCGGAAGTGATGCGCCAAGTTCAATCTTCTGCTTGTAGCGTCGATGTAATGCTAATTAGTTTAGGCAATAGACCTTTTACGCCGCAAGCAATTCAAGCATTTATTGCTTTAAGTAAACAGGAAAATCTACCACCAATTTTGGTATTGGATAAGCTAAATCAAGATAACATCAAACCGCAATCTGTCCAGTTTCACCAGCCAGTAGAATCTAATCATAGCTATGTTTCAGAACAGCTTTCTACGGAGCAAACGTTCAAATCCGTTGATTTGGAAAATATTATCGAGGCGATCGCTACTCGCATCTTGCCACCTTCTCTATCAATGAAAGAATTATTAAACTATATTCACTGGGCTTTGATTGGGGATGAGTAA
- a CDS encoding ArnT family glycosyltransferase produces the protein MKKRLNRPLISWLNNTANRPRQALILAMLWLLLVGIVAFFWHLGSISLIDETEPLFAEAARQMKITGDWITPFFNGETRFDKPPLIYWLMALFYHVVGVNEWAVRLPSALAAMSLVGLGFYTIWLFGLHTSAPMVQFEHRRYWLSASLGAAIIALNPETIVWARTGVSDMLLSGCMGSALLCWFCGYANSLPKIKLRWYVAFYILIGLAILTKGPVGIVLPGLIIGSFLFYVGKLREVLLEMHLVVGGLIISAVSLPWFILVIARNGNDYINSFFGYHNLERFTGVVNRHSAPWYYYFVVVLLGFAPWSIYLPVAITKIKLQARSHWQKQERGYQLSLFALFWFLGIFGFFTIAVTKLPSYVLPLMPASALLVALPWSEPIPYQPSWKYRRFFYISRWLNVGLVLILAVAMFLAPGLVGVDPAIPNLRQLVEQSGLPVIGGAIWAVCGIGGATLLLSRQGQWLLKLNIVAFIAFVIFVMMPAAFLMDEARQVPLKELSAIASSNHVANEELVMIGFKKPSVVFYSQLPVTYIKETNAGINYIDKLLTTKSASFSAMVLAQPKKLVKLETPAFNSQQLGEAGAYRLIRVTK, from the coding sequence ATGAAAAAACGTCTAAATCGCCCTCTCATTAGTTGGCTAAACAACACTGCGAATCGTCCTCGCCAAGCTCTAATTTTAGCGATGTTGTGGCTGCTATTGGTGGGTATAGTAGCCTTCTTTTGGCATTTGGGTAGTATTAGCCTCATTGACGAAACCGAGCCGTTATTTGCTGAAGCTGCTAGGCAAATGAAGATAACCGGGGATTGGATTACACCATTTTTTAACGGCGAAACTCGTTTTGATAAGCCACCGTTGATTTATTGGTTAATGGCGCTGTTTTATCACGTTGTCGGGGTAAATGAGTGGGCGGTGCGTCTACCTTCAGCGTTGGCGGCGATGAGTTTAGTAGGTTTGGGTTTTTATACTATTTGGTTATTTGGGTTGCATACCTCCGCCCCAATGGTGCAGTTTGAACATCGCCGCTATTGGCTAAGTGCGTCCCTTGGGGCGGCAATAATTGCCCTAAACCCGGAAACTATAGTTTGGGCGCGAACGGGGGTGTCAGATATGCTCTTAAGCGGGTGTATGGGTTCGGCGCTGCTGTGTTGGTTTTGCGGCTATGCCAATTCTTTGCCAAAGATAAAACTACGTTGGTATGTGGCGTTTTATATTTTAATTGGGTTGGCAATTCTGACTAAAGGGCCTGTAGGCATTGTTTTACCAGGTTTGATTATTGGCTCGTTTTTGTTTTATGTGGGTAAACTGCGAGAAGTCTTACTAGAAATGCACCTAGTCGTAGGTGGATTAATAATTAGCGCGGTTTCCCTACCTTGGTTTATTTTAGTTATTGCCCGTAATGGCAACGATTATATCAATTCATTTTTTGGCTATCACAATCTCGAACGATTTACAGGAGTTGTTAACCGTCACTCTGCGCCTTGGTATTATTACTTTGTGGTGGTTCTCTTAGGTTTTGCTCCTTGGTCGATTTATTTACCCGTAGCCATTACTAAAATAAAGTTACAGGCGCGATCGCACTGGCAAAAACAAGAACGGGGTTATCAATTAAGTTTATTTGCCTTATTTTGGTTTTTGGGTATATTTGGCTTTTTCACGATCGCTGTTACCAAGCTACCCAGCTATGTATTACCGCTAATGCCAGCCTCGGCGCTTTTAGTAGCTTTACCTTGGAGCGAACCAATACCTTATCAACCTAGTTGGAAATACCGCAGGTTTTTTTATATCAGCCGTTGGTTAAATGTAGGATTAGTTTTAATTCTAGCGGTGGCAATGTTTTTAGCGCCGGGATTAGTGGGTGTAGATCCAGCTATCCCCAACTTGCGCCAACTTGTGGAACAATCGGGTTTACCTGTTATCGGTGGGGCAATTTGGGCAGTTTGTGGAATTGGCGGCGCGACTTTACTTCTAAGTCGTCAAGGGCAATGGTTGCTGAAATTAAATATAGTAGCCTTTATTGCCTTTGTAATTTTTGTGATGATGCCTGCGGCTTTTTTAATGGATGAAGCAAGGCAAGTACCCTTAAAAGAATTATCGGCGATCGCTTCTTCAAATCACGTAGCCAATGAAGAATTAGTCATGATTGGCTTCAAAAAGCCGAGTGTAGTATTTTATAGTCAATTGCCCGTAACTTACATCAAAGAAACTAATGCGGGGATAAATTACATAGACAAACTGCTAACAACTAAATCTGCTTCGTTTTCGGCAATGGTTTTAGCTCAACCCAAAAAGCTAGTCAAGTTAGAAACCCCCGCCTTCAATTCCCAGCAATTGGGAGAAGCTGGCGCTTATCGACTTATCCGAGTAACTAAATAA